One Phycisphaerae bacterium RAS2 DNA window includes the following coding sequences:
- the ptrA_2 gene encoding Protease 3 precursor, with translation MEGASAAGSTIIDRRAVGVDCAVGIDVFLDESFEAGGLQSVGFRSVGLSHEWGASMKKLLFASSLCFLFSATTRAQDVPCEKYQLANGMTVILHEDHSLPVACVNIWYYVGSKDESPGRSGFAHLFEHLMFMGTRRVPGSDFDVLMESGGGFNNASTSNDRTNYFSFGPSSLLPTLLWLDADRLEDLGKEMTQEKLDKQRDVVRNERRQTSEMQPYGKADLKITELMYPPGHPYHISVIGTHEELQAATVQDVKNFFARFYVPNNASLVVAGDFDSKQIKPLIDKLFGTLPRDAQPVHAKAAPAALEGVRRVTYTDQVQFPRVTYVYHSPPHFGPGDAEMDLAAAVLADGKSSRLYKRLVYDDKIATDVSAVQNSNILQSLFQVEITAKPDVPLEKIEAAADEVLAEFLANGPNDEELDRQKTRIEFGMLNGLQSILAKADRLNQYQFAWGEPNSFKRDLDRYRTATTAAVRDWSKKVLTQDKRLVMHVLPETPEAPAPREKKPDALAAKDFAPPMPETFKLSNGLEVRLWPKSELPLVSASLMIRGGACIDDPHMAGRAYLMASMLDEGAGERGSLEFSDALDQLGSTFSASAGQDTITINLSALRRNLDPALALYANAIMRPRFEEKEWSRVKALHLDGLKQLEDRPTAVASRVGMRAFFGDEHPYGRPVDGTVKTVTDLSLASIKDAWHEYLRPDKAVLFIAGDLTVDQARSSLDKALGKWERTGAGVHDMETAVRETKAPPAQKKSLRVALVDKPGAVQTVIRFYMPGIAYGDPHRINADLINTILGGSFTSRLNQNLREAKGFTYGAGSRFMMTPGMGYFTASSDVQAEHTGESIREFLAEFKRIRGGDISAGEAGKARETNRVEYVQAFQGLGGVLATAVELERNGLPFSTIGADLAALSKADATALNALAGPALPVENALLVLVGDRKTILEQLKGLDLPTPEELTVTGDAVSR, from the coding sequence GTGGAGGGGGCTTCGGCGGCGGGATCGACGATTATTGATCGTCGTGCCGTTGGCGTGGATTGCGCCGTCGGCATTGACGTGTTTCTTGACGAATCCTTCGAAGCCGGCGGATTGCAATCCGTCGGCTTCCGTTCTGTTGGACTAAGCCACGAATGGGGTGCCTCCATGAAAAAGCTGCTGTTTGCTTCCTCGCTGTGCTTTCTCTTCTCTGCAACGACGCGAGCACAGGACGTGCCATGCGAGAAGTACCAACTCGCGAACGGCATGACCGTCATCCTGCACGAGGATCATTCGCTGCCGGTCGCATGCGTCAACATCTGGTACTACGTCGGCTCAAAGGATGAGTCACCCGGCCGATCGGGATTCGCCCATCTCTTCGAACATCTGATGTTCATGGGAACGCGGCGTGTGCCGGGGTCGGATTTCGACGTGCTCATGGAATCGGGTGGCGGTTTCAACAATGCCAGCACCTCCAACGATCGCACGAACTACTTCTCGTTCGGCCCGTCGAGCCTGCTCCCCACGCTGCTCTGGCTTGACGCCGACCGGCTCGAGGACCTCGGCAAGGAAATGACGCAGGAGAAACTCGACAAGCAGCGCGACGTCGTCCGCAACGAGCGCCGCCAGACCAGCGAGATGCAACCCTACGGCAAGGCCGACCTGAAGATCACCGAGCTGATGTACCCGCCGGGGCATCCTTACCACATCAGCGTCATCGGAACGCACGAAGAGCTCCAGGCCGCGACCGTGCAGGACGTGAAAAACTTCTTTGCACGCTTCTACGTCCCCAACAACGCCTCGCTGGTCGTCGCCGGCGATTTCGATTCGAAGCAGATCAAGCCGCTGATCGACAAGCTCTTCGGCACGCTGCCGCGCGATGCCCAGCCCGTCCATGCAAAAGCCGCGCCGGCGGCGCTCGAAGGCGTTCGCCGCGTGACGTACACGGACCAGGTGCAGTTTCCCCGCGTGACATACGTCTATCACAGCCCGCCGCACTTCGGGCCGGGTGACGCCGAGATGGACCTCGCCGCCGCCGTCCTCGCCGACGGCAAGAGCAGTCGGCTCTACAAGCGCCTCGTCTATGACGACAAGATCGCGACCGACGTGTCGGCCGTGCAGAACTCCAACATCCTGCAATCGCTTTTTCAGGTGGAGATCACCGCCAAGCCCGACGTTCCGCTGGAAAAGATCGAGGCCGCCGCGGATGAAGTGCTCGCCGAATTCCTCGCCAACGGCCCGAACGATGAAGAGCTGGACCGGCAGAAGACGCGCATCGAGTTCGGCATGCTGAACGGATTGCAATCCATCCTCGCCAAGGCGGATCGCCTCAACCAGTATCAATTCGCCTGGGGCGAGCCGAACTCCTTCAAGCGCGACCTCGACCGTTATCGCACCGCGACAACCGCAGCGGTGCGCGACTGGTCGAAGAAAGTCCTCACGCAGGACAAACGGCTCGTCATGCATGTCCTGCCGGAAACACCGGAGGCCCCCGCGCCGCGTGAGAAGAAGCCCGACGCGCTGGCTGCGAAGGATTTCGCCCCGCCGATGCCGGAGACGTTCAAGCTTTCCAACGGGCTGGAGGTTCGACTCTGGCCGAAATCCGAACTGCCGCTCGTCTCGGCTTCGCTCATGATTCGCGGCGGCGCCTGCATCGACGATCCGCACATGGCCGGTCGCGCCTACCTGATGGCGTCCATGCTGGACGAAGGCGCCGGCGAGCGCGGCTCGCTGGAGTTCTCCGACGCCCTCGATCAACTCGGCTCGACGTTCTCCGCATCGGCCGGGCAGGACACGATCACGATCAACCTCTCGGCCCTGCGCCGCAATCTCGACCCGGCGCTCGCACTCTACGCCAACGCCATCATGCGCCCGCGCTTCGAGGAGAAGGAATGGTCGCGCGTGAAGGCTCTCCACCTGGACGGCCTCAAGCAGCTTGAAGACCGCCCCACCGCCGTCGCCTCGCGCGTCGGCATGCGCGCCTTCTTCGGCGACGAACATCCCTACGGCCGACCGGTTGACGGCACGGTGAAGACGGTCACCGATCTATCGCTCGCTTCAATCAAGGACGCCTGGCACGAGTACCTGCGGCCCGACAAGGCCGTGCTTTTCATCGCGGGTGACCTGACGGTCGATCAGGCGCGCTCGTCGCTGGACAAGGCGCTGGGCAAATGGGAACGAACCGGCGCGGGCGTCCACGACATGGAAACGGCCGTGCGCGAAACAAAGGCGCCCCCTGCGCAGAAGAAGAGTCTGCGCGTCGCGCTAGTGGACAAGCCCGGCGCCGTGCAGACGGTCATTCGTTTCTACATGCCGGGCATCGCTTACGGCGACCCCCATCGCATCAACGCCGACCTGATCAACACCATCCTTGGCGGAAGCTTCACGAGCCGGCTGAATCAGAACCTGCGCGAGGCCAAGGGCTTCACCTACGGTGCGGGCTCGCGCTTCATGATGACGCCCGGCATGGGTTACTTCACCGCATCCAGCGATGTGCAGGCCGAGCACACGGGTGAATCGATTCGCGAATTCCTGGCCGAGTTCAAGCGCATCCGCGGCGGCGACATCTCCGCGGGCGAAGCCGGCAAGGCCCGCGAGACCAACCGCGTCGAATACGTGCAGGCGTTTCAGGGGCTGGGCGGCGTCCTTGCGACGGCCGTCGAACTTGAGCGGAACGGGCTGCCGTTCAGCACGATCGGCGCGGACCTAGCCGCGTTGAGCAAGGCCGACGCCACGGCGCTCAATGCACTGGCCGGTCCGGCGCTGCCGGTCGAGAACGCCCTGCTTGTCCTGGTGGGCGATCGCAAGACGATCCTTGAGCAACTCAAGGGGCTGGACCTTCCGACGCCCGAGGAATTGACCGTGACGGGTGACGCGGTTTCGCGGTAG